Proteins from one Procambarus clarkii isolate CNS0578487 chromosome 8, FALCON_Pclarkii_2.0, whole genome shotgun sequence genomic window:
- the Muc91C gene encoding uncharacterized protein Muc91C, which produces MSGKEDLETPSQYHGEQAIIGGPKVVTGCWPWPKSQGFDLLKVNPETEGATSPVLPLKKAQARIAIGNVDVEKIIERRKADLSNIPPAPLFQLSTDTSFNSVPLPLEIPGNLNNKQPSAFSSSSLEENYVSPTQDIFKTSASYDGPTSPSVATSTSIKFGSRDTLSPAEGHLQPPSSNQFQSHTSPSASPTVPSRPHSGVTLDSFAGIFDSDIGLSDDPSGETFIIDDNDISQDLDADDVSDQSYNAPQSLSQSFSSLVPPSKSYNAPSLSSQSLGVPSSSIQSYNVPSPPSQSYNASPSPSQSYNDPPSPSQSYNAPPSPSQSYNDPPSPSQSYNDPPSPSQSYNAPPSPSQSYNAPPSSSQSFNAPPSPNQSYNAPPSPSQSYNEPPSPNQSYNAPPSPIQSYNASSSPSKSYNAPPSPSQSYNASPSPSQSYNEPPSPSQSYNAPPSPSQSFNAPPSPSQSYNEPPSPSQSYNAPPSPSQSYNAPPSPSQSYNASPSPNQSYNAPPSPSQSYNAPSSPSQSYNAPPSPNQSYNAPPSPSQSYNEPPSPSQSYNAPPSPSQSYNEPPSPNQSYNAPPSPSQSYNAPPSPNQSYNAPPSPSQSYNAPPSPSQSYNEPPSPNQSYNAPFEPSQSYNVPAAPSQSYDSPVPLGTSYASSSGSNVGGEGASGGGSSVEGGGGYDGGKFETLSLSYEGLKTPSASYETAPAPSASYDAPSAPSTSYSVPQTPGDSYAPAPSTDGAPEPPSVTYAAPPAPSGGGELSSSFIVFHLGGGGSSGDSGGYSGGSSGDSGGYSGGSSGDSGGYSGGSSGDSGGYSGGSSGDSGGYSGGSSGDSGGYSGGSSGDSGGYSGGSSGDSGGYSGGSSGDSGGYGGGYVGGSSGDSGGYSGGSSGDSGGYGGGSSGDSGGYGGGSSGDSGGYGGGSSGDSGGYSGGSSGDSGGYSGGSSGDSGGYSGGSSGDSGGYSGGSSGDSGGSSGDSGGYSGGSSGDSGGYSGGSSGDSGGYSGGSSGDSGGYSGGSSGDSGGYSGGSSGDSGGYSGGSSGDSGGYSGGSSGDSGGYSGGSSGDSGGYSGGSSGDSGGSSGDSGGYGGGSSGYGDSSFVYGGSGEIYGGGGYSGADSHEHFSGGYGSGGDSHGGSGEYGGVGHGSGGYGGGHGGGGGYGGGHGGGGGYGGHGGGGYGGGHGGSGGYGGGHGGYGGGHGGYGGGHGARPYRPRPRPTPFQDILERFKGIFRLRG; this is translated from the exons ATGAGTGGCAAAGAAGACCTTGAAACTCCGTCACAATACCACGGTGAACAGGCAATCATAGGAGGCCCTAAG GTGGTGACTGGGTGCTGGCCGTGGCCAAAGTCCCAGGGCTTCGACCTTCTGAAAGTGAACCCTGAGACAGAGGGCGCCACGTCTCCCGTCTTGCCGCTGAAGAAGGCACAGGCGCGGATCGCCATTGGAAACGTGGACGTTGAGAAGATAATTGAAAGGAGAAAAG CTGACCTGAGCAACATTCCCCCAGCCCCACTCTTCCAGCTATCCACCGACACATCCTTCAACAGCGTTCCTCTTCCCCTTGAGATCCCGGGGAACTTGAACAACAAGCAGCCATccgccttctcttcctcctctctggaGGAAAATTACGTCTCTCCGACGCAAGATATCTTCAAGACGAGTGCTTCATACGACGGTCCAACGTCCCCCAGTGTGGCCACATCTACCTCCATCAAGTTCGGCTCAAGAGACACCCTGAGCCCAGCAGAAGGGCACTTGCAACCACCATCAAGTAATCAGTTTCAGAGTCATACTTCACCTTCAGCGTCGCCTACAGTTCCCAGCCGGCCCCATAGTGGCGTAACCTTAGACTCCTTCGCTGGGATCTTTGACTCTGACATTGGATTATCTGATGACCCCAGCGGGGAGACGTTTATCATTGATGATAACGATATTAGTCAGGACTTAGATGCTGACGACGTCTCAGACCAGTCTTATAATGCACCACAATCCCTAAGTCAGTCCTTCAGTTCCCTCGTTCCTCCCAGCAAGTCTTACAATGCTCCTTCTCTTTCCAGTCAGTCTTTAGGTGTTCCATCGTCATCAATCCAATCTTACAATGTTCCATCCCCACCAAGTCAGTCTTacaatgcttcaccatctcctagTCAGTCTTACAATGATCCACCGTCCCCTAGTCAGTCATACAATGCTCCTCCGTCCCCTAGTCAGTCTTACAATGATCCACCGTCCCCTAGTCAATCATACAATGATCCACCGTCCCCTAGTCAGTCTTACAATGCTCCACCGTCCCCTAGTCAGTCATACAATGCTCCTCCGTCCTCTAGTCAGTCTTTCAATGCTCCGCCGTCCCCTAATCAGTCTTACAATGCTCCACCGTCCCCTAGTCAGTCTTACAATGAACCACCGTCCCCAAATCAGTCTTACAATGCCCCACCGTCCCCTATTCAGTCTTACAATGCTTCATCGTCCCCTAGTAAGTCATACAATGCTCCTCCGTCCCCTAGTCAGTCTTACAATGCTTCACCGTCCCCTAGTCAGTCTTACAATGAACCACCGTCCCCAAGTCAGTCATACAATGCTCCTCCATCCCCTAGTCAGTCTTTCAATGCTCCTCCGTCCCCTAGTCAGTCTTACAATGAACCACCGTCCCCAAGTCAGTCTTACAATGCCCCACCGTCCCCAAGTCAGTCTTACAATGCTCCACCGTCCCCTAGTCAGTCTTACAATGCTTCACCATCCCCTAATCAGTCATACAATGCTCCTCCGTCCCCTAGTCAGTCATACAATGCTCCTTCGTCCCCTAGTCAGTCATACAATGCTCCACCGTCCCCTAATCAGTCATACAATGCTCCACCGTCCCCTAGTCAGTCTTACAATGAACCACCGTCCCCTAGTCAGTCCTACAATGCTCCTCCGTCCCCTAGTCAGTCTTACAATGAACCACCGTCCCCTAATCAATCCTACAATGCTCCTCCGTCCCCTAGTCAGTCATACAATGCTCCACCGTCCCCTAATCAGTCATACAATGCTCCACCGTCCCCTAGTCAGTCCTACAATGCTCCTCCGTCCCCTAGTCAGTCTTACAATGAACCACCGTCCCCTAATCAGTCTTACAATGCTCCATTTGAGCCAAGCCAATCTTACAATGTCCCAGCAGCACCTAGCCAGTCTTACGACTCCCCTGTTCCTCTAGGTACTTCCTATGCATCCTCAAGCGGGAGCAATGTTGGAGGGGAAGGAGCGTCTGGAGGTGGAAGTTCTGTAGAAGGAGGTGGGGGATACGATGGTGGGAAGTTTGAGACTCTCAGCTTGTCTTACGAGGGTCTTAAGACGCCCAGCGCCTCCTATGAGACAGCCCCAGCGCCTAGCGCTTCCTATGACGCTCCTTCGGCTCCCAGCACATCCTACAGCGTTCCTCAAACTCCAGGTGACTCCTacgccccagcacccagcactgacGGTGCTCCAGAACCTCCAAGTGTCACCTATGCAGCTCCACCTGCTCCTTCAGGTGGCGGTGAACTCAGTTCCAGTTTCATTGTGTTCCACTTAGGTGGTGGAGGAAGTTCTGGTGACAGTGGAGGATATAGTGGAGGAAGTTCTGGTGACAGTGGAGGATATAGTGGAGGAAGTTCTGGTGATAGTGGAGGATATAGTGGAGGAAGTTCTGGTGATAGTGGAGGATATAGTGGAGGAAGTTCTGGTGACAGTGGAGGATATAGTGGAGGAAGTTCTGGTGATAGTGGAGGATATAGTGGAGGAAGTTCTGGTGACAGTGGAGGATATAGTGGAGGAAGTTCTGGTGACAGTGGAGGATATAGTGGAGGAAGTTCTGGTGATAGTGGAGGATATGGTGGAGGATATGTTGGAGGAAGTTCTGGTGATAGTGGAGGATATAGTGGAGGAAGTTCTGGTGACAGTGGAGGATATGGTGGAGGAAGTTCTGGTGACAGTGGAGGATATGGTGGAGGAAGTTCTGGTGATAGTGGAGGATATGGTGGAGGAAGTTCTGGTGATAGTGGAGGATATAGTGGAGGAAGTTCTGGTGATAGTGGAGGATATAGTGGAGGAAGTTCTGGTGATAGTGGAGGATATAGTGGAGGAAGTTCTGGTGATAGTGGAGGATATAGTGGAGGAAGTTCTGGTGATAGTGGAGGAAGTTCTGGTGATAGTGGAGGATATAGTGGAGGAAGTTCTGGTGACAGTGGAGGATATAGTGGAGGAAGTTCTGGTGATAGTGGAGGATATAGTGGAGGAAGTTCTGGTGATAGTGGAGGATATAGTGGAGGAAGTTCTGGTGATAGTGGAGGATATAGTGGAGGAAGTTCTGGTGACAGTGGAGGATATAGTGGAGGAAGTTCTGGTGACAGTGGAGGATATAGTGGAGGAAGTTCTGGTGATAGTGGAGGATATAGTGGAGGAAGTTCTGGTGATAGTGGAGGATATAGTGGAGGAAGTTCTGGTGATAGTGGAGGAAGTTCTGGTGATAGTGGAGGATATGGTGGAGGGAGTTCTGGATATGGTGACAGCTCTTTTGTCTATGGTGGAAGCGGGGAAATATATGGTGGTGGAGGATATAGTGGTGCAGATTCACACGAGCATTTTAGTGGAGGTTATGGAAGTGGTGGTGACAGCCATGGCGGAAGTGGAGAGTATGGTGGTGTCGGCCATGGTAGTGGAGGATATGGTGggggccatggtggtggtggtggttatggtggtggccatggtggtggtggtggatatggcggccatggtggtggtggctatggtggcggccatggtggtagtggtggatatgGTGGCGGCCATGGTGGATATGGTGGCGGCCATGGTGGCTATGGTGGCGGCCATGGTGCACGCCCCTATCGCCCAAGACCTCGACCCACACCATTTCAAGATATTTTAGAAAGATTTAAAGGCATATTTAGGCTAAGAGGTTGA